In Jejubacter calystegiae, the following are encoded in one genomic region:
- a CDS encoding hemagglutinin repeat-containing protein, with protein sequence MNDITLTASELINRGQESTTQIIAGRDLNLDTQRLSHATDYTRDSKRYDRTLSTQEAGSRIDAGGVLAIAAGRDINARAAEISAGDALTAQAGRDINLTSGEATYDHEGRSKWTSSGFLSKTKHELYGNTSQREAQSTTVSGDSVQMQAGRDLTVQGSNVVGTGDVSLAAGNNLTLTTVEEVLHDTLVKQKKKSGLMSTGGIGFTVGSLSQKVSTESDSNIQKGSTVGSSGGNVSLSAGNLASIHGSDVVAGQDISITGRDVAITAAQNSHTELTKTETKSSGLTLGLSGSVGSALNTATQQARAAGKEDDGRLAALKGTQAALTGYQAAQAGRLAAVSDDKKDGNTVGVMLSYGSQKSTSESRLEQRTSSGSTLTAGRDMTIRATGDGNGQGGDLVVQGSQLTAGRDMALAANQDISLSSGQNSDQLSGSNKSSGGSVGVGIGVGSGSAGFTVSASVNQSQGREKGNGLTHTETTVDAGRQVSLSSGRDTLLQGAQVSGESIKAEVGRNLTMRSEQDSDRYDMKQSSSSAGASVTWGAGASGSASVSASRDKMHSNFDSVQEQTGLFAGKGGFDVTVGEHTQLDGAVIASTASPENNRLDTGTLGWSDIHNQADYKVEHQSAGLSTGGSVGDQFLGNAASSLLVGMNGEGHDSSTTHAAVSDGAITIRDKDKQAQDVAGLSRDTEHAANGLSPIFDKEKEQQRLQEAQLIGEIGRQVGDIATTEGTIAGMKAKKDPAALAEAKAQLEREGKPFSDKDVAERAYNNVMQQFGTGSALQQGIQAATAAVQGLAGGDLAQAISGASAPYLAEQIHKLTEGNPEAKAMAHAVVGAVTSWAAGNNAAAGAAGAVTGEVMAQLVMGQLYPGKKVSELTETEKQTISTLGTLAAGLAGGLAGNSTADAVGGAQAGKNSVENNYLSNTQKAQKKEELAECKTVACKAQTEAKWTAIDLGQDGSFAAGMVAGVPAGLYDAVDSIVKTASSPLETYEALKSLFNSGDVLGNVSDAVKQSYIDRIDRMEAEYQRAGASGSFNAGVEGGKLVTDIAGLLAGGAGVVKGGAVLTEKVVAKVAGKAESAVANAGKATSGAENVALYPKLKDDLLQQNLNNIAKQDPRLAIAVKGDGTKNPNFSIGMGTAADADRLGKIWVGDGGKLVDNQKKCPGCWTSADGTRLYRPPTNKKSQFATTGVQANFQQFDKSGAMISNGHLNVTK encoded by the coding sequence ATGAATGATATCACCCTGACGGCAAGCGAGCTGATTAACCGGGGCCAGGAGAGTACGACGCAGATTATCGCCGGGCGCGATTTGAACCTGGATACCCAGCGCCTGAGCCATGCCACCGACTATACCCGCGACAGCAAGCGATACGATCGTACGCTGTCCACTCAGGAAGCGGGAAGCCGCATTGATGCGGGCGGGGTGCTTGCGATTGCCGCAGGCCGGGATATCAACGCCCGGGCGGCGGAGATAAGCGCGGGCGATGCGTTAACGGCGCAGGCCGGGCGTGATATTAATCTGACCAGCGGCGAAGCCACTTACGATCACGAGGGGCGCAGTAAATGGACCAGCTCCGGTTTCCTGTCGAAGACGAAGCATGAGCTGTACGGCAACACCTCGCAGCGCGAAGCGCAGAGCACGACGGTGAGCGGCGACAGCGTCCAGATGCAGGCCGGTCGGGATCTGACGGTGCAGGGCAGCAATGTGGTGGGCACCGGCGATGTGAGTCTGGCGGCGGGGAATAACCTGACCCTGACCACGGTGGAAGAGGTACTGCACGACACGCTGGTGAAGCAGAAGAAAAAGTCGGGGCTGATGAGCACCGGCGGTATCGGGTTTACGGTGGGAAGCCTGAGCCAGAAGGTGAGTACCGAAAGCGACAGTAATATACAGAAGGGCAGCACCGTTGGCAGCAGCGGCGGGAATGTCTCGCTGAGCGCCGGGAATCTGGCCTCAATTCACGGCAGCGATGTGGTGGCGGGTCAGGATATCAGCATTACCGGTCGCGATGTGGCGATAACGGCGGCGCAGAACAGCCATACTGAGCTGACGAAGACCGAGACGAAGAGCAGCGGGCTGACGCTGGGGCTTTCGGGGTCGGTGGGCAGCGCGCTGAACACGGCGACGCAGCAGGCGCGGGCGGCAGGTAAAGAGGACGATGGCCGGCTGGCGGCGCTGAAGGGGACTCAGGCGGCGCTGACCGGCTATCAGGCGGCACAGGCCGGCAGGCTGGCGGCGGTGTCGGACGATAAAAAGGACGGTAATACCGTCGGGGTGATGCTGAGCTACGGCAGCCAGAAATCGACGTCGGAAAGCCGGCTGGAGCAGCGTACGTCCTCCGGAAGCACCTTAACGGCGGGCCGGGATATGACCATCCGTGCCACGGGCGACGGTAACGGCCAGGGCGGCGACCTGGTGGTGCAGGGCAGCCAGCTGACGGCGGGGCGTGATATGGCGCTTGCGGCGAACCAGGATATCAGCCTGAGTTCGGGGCAGAACAGCGACCAACTGAGCGGCAGCAATAAGAGCAGCGGCGGCAGCGTGGGTGTGGGTATCGGCGTGGGCTCGGGTAGCGCCGGTTTTACGGTATCGGCGAGCGTAAACCAGAGTCAGGGTCGCGAGAAGGGTAACGGTCTGACCCATACGGAGACCACGGTGGACGCGGGGCGTCAGGTGAGTCTCAGCAGCGGACGGGATACGCTGTTGCAGGGCGCCCAGGTGAGCGGGGAGTCGATAAAGGCGGAGGTGGGGCGCAATCTGACGATGCGTAGCGAGCAGGACAGCGACCGCTATGATATGAAGCAGAGCAGCAGCAGCGCCGGCGCGAGCGTCACCTGGGGAGCGGGGGCCAGCGGTTCGGCGAGCGTGAGCGCCAGCCGGGACAAGATGCACAGCAATTTTGATTCGGTGCAGGAGCAGACGGGACTGTTTGCGGGTAAGGGCGGCTTCGATGTGACGGTGGGCGAGCATACCCAGCTGGATGGGGCAGTGATAGCCTCGACGGCATCGCCTGAGAATAACCGTCTGGATACGGGAACGCTGGGCTGGAGCGATATCCACAATCAGGCGGACTATAAGGTGGAGCACCAGAGCGCGGGGCTTTCCACGGGCGGTAGCGTGGGAGACCAGTTTCTGGGCAATGCGGCGAGCAGTCTGCTGGTGGGGATGAACGGCGAGGGGCATGACAGCAGTACCACGCATGCCGCCGTGAGTGACGGGGCCATCACCATCCGGGATAAGGATAAGCAGGCTCAGGATGTGGCAGGGCTTTCCCGGGACACCGAACATGCGGCGAACGGTCTGAGCCCGATATTTGACAAGGAGAAGGAGCAGCAGCGGCTTCAGGAAGCGCAGCTGATAGGAGAGATAGGCCGTCAGGTGGGGGATATCGCGACAACGGAAGGGACTATCGCCGGGATGAAGGCGAAGAAAGACCCGGCAGCGCTGGCAGAGGCGAAGGCACAGCTGGAGCGTGAAGGAAAACCGTTCAGTGATAAGGATGTGGCGGAGCGGGCCTACAACAATGTGATGCAGCAGTTCGGTACCGGCAGTGCGTTGCAGCAGGGAATCCAGGCGGCAACGGCGGCGGTGCAGGGGCTGGCGGGAGGTGACCTGGCTCAGGCCATCAGCGGCGCGTCGGCGCCGTATCTGGCGGAGCAGATACATAAGCTGACGGAAGGTAATCCGGAAGCGAAAGCGATGGCGCACGCGGTGGTGGGTGCGGTGACTTCCTGGGCTGCGGGTAACAACGCGGCGGCGGGAGCTGCCGGTGCGGTGACCGGTGAAGTGATGGCGCAACTGGTGATGGGGCAGCTTTATCCGGGCAAGAAGGTCAGCGAGCTGACAGAAACGGAGAAGCAGACCATCAGCACGCTGGGCACGCTGGCGGCGGGTCTGGCGGGGGGGCTTGCCGGAAACAGTACGGCGGATGCGGTGGGTGGAGCGCAGGCCGGGAAGAATTCGGTTGAGAATAACTATCTGAGTAATACCCAGAAGGCTCAGAAGAAGGAAGAACTGGCGGAATGTAAGACAGTTGCCTGTAAAGCTCAGACAGAAGCGAAATGGACGGCGATTGATTTGGGGCAGGACGGCAGCTTTGCGGCGGGTATGGTGGCCGGGGTTCCGGCAGGTCTGTATGATGCTGTGGACAGTATCGTGAAAACTGCCAGCAGTCCGCTTGAAACCTATGAAGCGCTGAAATCGCTGTTTAACAGTGGTGATGTGCTGGGCAATGTCTCGGATGCAGTGAAGCAATCCTATATTGATCGCATTGATCGAATGGAAGCGGAGTACCAGAGAGCCGGGGCCAGCGGATCGTTTAATGCCGGTGTTGAAGGCGGTAAGCTGGTCACGGATATAGCCGGATTGTTGGCTGGCGGTGCTGGCGTGGTGAAAGGTGGTGCGGTACTGACGGAGAAGGTTGTTGCGAAGGTCGCAGGTAAGGCTGAATCAGCGGTTGCGAATGCAGGGAAAGCAACCAGCGGAGCTGAGAATGTAGCACTCTATCCGAAGCTGAAAGACGACCTGTTGCAGCAGAATCTGAATAATATTGCGAAGCAGGATCCGAGGCTGGCGATCGCTGTTAAAGGAGATGGCACTAAAAATCCTAATTTCTCTATAGGAATGGGAACAGCAGCCGATGCTGACAGGTTGGGTAAGATATGGGTTGGTGATGGTGGGAAATTGGTTGATAATCAAAAAAAATGTCCAGGTTGTTGGACTAGTGCTGATGGTACCCGTTTGTATCGTCCGCCAACTAATAAGAAAAGCCAATTTGCTACTACAGGTGTTCAGGCAAATTTCCAGCAGTTCGATAAGTCAGGAGCGATGATCAGTAATGGTCATCTAAATGTGACCAAATGA
- a CDS encoding immunity 8 family protein, whose translation MKADLKSLWSDHFLLEEYQPSEPDNFSLWVELSIGADNGEEADYFRIKICTPEWLCKHQWLPELIRHTLLVRKYDLDEIKKTITDYIDQCEGEDWMEIAQKLARVFAWEYEDYQP comes from the coding sequence ATGAAAGCCGATTTAAAATCTCTGTGGTCTGATCATTTTTTACTAGAAGAGTATCAGCCTTCGGAACCTGATAATTTTTCTTTGTGGGTAGAATTATCGATAGGTGCTGATAATGGGGAAGAGGCCGATTACTTTCGAATAAAAATATGTACCCCCGAATGGCTCTGTAAGCACCAGTGGCTGCCGGAGCTGATACGGCATACGCTGCTGGTACGTAAATACGATCTGGATGAGATCAAAAAGACCATCACCGATTATATCGACCAGTGCGAAGGTGAAGACTGGATGGAGATAGCCCAAAAACTCGCGCGCGTCTTTGCCTGGGAGTATGAAGACTATCAGCCTTAA
- a CDS encoding SymE family type I addiction module toxin: protein MADAHHKPQAVISKTQRNLKVGYTSMRHENSTTGITTRYSRSPSLHLKGNWLGEVGFETGTPVNVKVLPGCLIILAQETSPPEPEIMQALRKAGKLSARKQRQITDLIEAISRPQKQNGN from the coding sequence ATGGCTGATGCACATCATAAGCCACAGGCGGTTATTTCCAAAACACAACGCAACCTGAAAGTCGGATATACCAGCATGCGTCACGAAAATTCCACGACCGGTATAACCACGCGCTACAGCCGAAGCCCCAGCCTGCACCTGAAAGGCAACTGGCTGGGGGAAGTCGGATTTGAAACCGGGACACCAGTTAACGTCAAAGTGCTTCCGGGTTGCCTGATTATCCTGGCACAGGAAACTTCCCCACCCGAGCCGGAAATCATGCAGGCATTACGCAAAGCCGGTAAGCTTTCTGCCCGTAAGCAGCGGCAGATCACGGATCTGATCGAGGCGATCAGCAGGCCGCAGAAGCAGAACGGTAACTGA
- a CDS encoding IS110 family transposase, with protein sequence MQVSTLGIDLAKSVFQLHGVDHNGNTVLRKRLSRARFVQFVINLPPCLIGMEACSSSHHFGRLFREHGHQVKLIPPQYVKPYVKTNKTDAADAEAICEAVTRPNMRFVEIKTVEQQAVLTLHIERSLLIRERTAVINSLRAMLAEFGFVIPGGRRQVHQCASDILGDDENGLSPLVRSSAARQLAHIRELDNQLSQVEKELTAWFRSRPDCQRVAQVPGVGLLTATYVVASVGNAQQFGSAKQFAAWVGLTPREHSSGGHQKLGHISKRGDSYFRFLLVHGARAVAAWIQRTGQGTPWLLALMQRKPHNVAVTAQANKTTRILWAMLRRGTEYHPATPA encoded by the coding sequence ATGCAAGTATCAACTCTCGGTATTGACCTGGCAAAAAGTGTTTTCCAGCTTCACGGCGTTGATCACAACGGGAATACCGTTTTGCGTAAGCGTCTGTCACGTGCCCGGTTTGTTCAGTTTGTTATCAACCTGCCGCCCTGCCTTATCGGGATGGAGGCGTGTTCATCCAGCCATCACTTCGGGCGGCTGTTCAGGGAGCACGGTCATCAGGTGAAACTGATTCCGCCTCAGTATGTAAAACCCTACGTCAAAACGAACAAGACAGATGCGGCAGATGCAGAAGCCATCTGCGAGGCTGTCACCCGGCCAAACATGCGTTTCGTTGAAATAAAAACGGTAGAGCAGCAGGCGGTACTGACACTGCATATCGAACGGAGTCTGCTTATCCGGGAGCGAACCGCCGTGATTAACAGCCTGCGGGCGATGCTGGCTGAATTTGGGTTTGTCATTCCGGGGGGGCGTCGGCAGGTTCATCAGTGCGCGTCCGATATCCTGGGTGATGATGAAAACGGGCTTTCACCTCTGGTCCGGTCCAGCGCCGCCCGCCAGCTGGCGCATATCCGGGAGCTGGACAACCAGCTGTCGCAGGTGGAAAAAGAGCTCACGGCATGGTTCAGAAGCCGCCCGGATTGTCAGCGTGTGGCGCAGGTGCCGGGCGTGGGTCTGCTGACAGCCACTTATGTTGTGGCCTCTGTCGGAAACGCACAGCAGTTCGGCTCGGCAAAACAGTTTGCCGCCTGGGTGGGGCTGACTCCCCGGGAGCATTCCAGCGGAGGTCACCAGAAACTGGGGCACATCAGCAAACGGGGGGACAGCTATTTTCGCTTCCTTCTGGTTCACGGGGCGAGAGCGGTGGCAGCCTGGATTCAGCGAACCGGTCAGGGAACCCCATGGCTGCTGGCGCTGATGCAGCGCAAACCTCACAACGTGGCAGTCACCGCACAGGCCAATAAAACCACCCGGATACTGTGGGCGATGCTGAGGCGCGGAACAGAATACCACCCCGCAACGCCAGCCTGA